Proteins from a single region of bacterium:
- a CDS encoding methionine adenosyltransferase produces MNKLNLEILEQPSVEEQAREIVERKGLGHPDSLADGIAEAVSRALSREYKSRYGVILHHNTDKVQIVGGQSSPRYGGGEMLRPIYILLSGRATSIVQTENRIDHFPVHTIALRATRDYLSSICRNLNLHKDVIIDSRIGQGASNLQRTLQEEIPEANDTSFGVGHAPLSETEQVVLEAERYMNSQEFKERHPETGEDIKVMGLREGDKITLTIACAFVSKFVNDLDHYLTLKKEITNELKEHLKRFTRRELEIHINTADKPKSSDDVEHIYLTVTGLSAEQGDDGSAGRGNRVNGLITPGRPMSMEAAAGKNPVNHVGKLYNIIAWEMAKDIKAKVRGVKEVTVKILSQIGTPITNPQSISIQLIPGNDFTTNKAEEEIEEIAKLHLSAENLRNLTERFLRGEVPVF; encoded by the coding sequence ATGAACAAGTTAAACCTCGAGATATTGGAACAGCCGAGCGTTGAGGAACAGGCTCGGGAAATCGTTGAACGCAAGGGCTTGGGACACCCAGATAGCCTGGCGGATGGGATTGCCGAGGCAGTATCAAGGGCTTTGTCAAGAGAATATAAATCTCGTTACGGGGTCATTTTGCATCACAACACGGATAAGGTGCAGATAGTGGGTGGGCAATCATCTCCTCGCTACGGTGGAGGGGAGATGCTGAGACCGATATATATACTTCTTTCAGGAAGGGCTACATCCATTGTTCAAACGGAAAATCGTATTGACCATTTTCCTGTTCATACCATCGCCCTTCGCGCAACGAGAGACTATCTTTCCTCCATCTGTAGGAATTTAAATCTTCACAAGGATGTGATAATAGATTCCCGAATAGGGCAGGGAGCTTCCAATCTCCAGAGGACATTGCAAGAAGAAATTCCCGAGGCTAATGACACATCGTTTGGAGTGGGACATGCGCCCCTATCTGAAACCGAGCAGGTTGTCTTGGAAGCTGAGCGCTATATGAACAGTCAGGAGTTTAAGGAGAGGCATCCAGAAACTGGGGAAGATATAAAGGTGATGGGTTTGAGAGAAGGTGATAAGATAACCCTAACTATTGCCTGTGCATTCGTTTCAAAATTCGTTAATGACCTTGACCATTATTTAACCCTTAAAAAGGAAATCACAAACGAATTGAAGGAGCATCTAAAGAGATTTACGAGAAGGGAACTGGAGATTCACATCAACACAGCGGATAAGCCAAAATCATCTGACGATGTGGAGCACATTTACCTCACGGTAACCGGATTATCAGCGGAGCAGGGAGACGATGGCTCGGCGGGAAGAGGAAACAGGGTAAACGGCTTGATTACCCCGGGAAGACCGATGTCTATGGAAGCAGCAGCGGGAAAGAATCCCGTTAATCATGTGGGCAAACTTTACAATATAATAGCTTGGGAAATGGCAAAGGATATTAAAGCAAAGGTTAGAGGCGTGAAAGAAGTTACGGTCAAGATTTTGAGCCAAATAGGGACACCCATAACCAATCCCCAAAGCATCAGCATTCAGCTCATTCCCGGAAACGATTTCACCACTAACAAGGCGGAAGAGGAGATTGAGGAAATCGCAAAGCTCCATCTTTCTGCGGAAAATCTCAGAAATCTAACCGAGCGCTTTTTAAGGGGAGAGGTTCCCGTATTTTGA
- a CDS encoding Gfo/Idh/MocA family oxidoreductase, with translation MAEKVKIGFVGAGFMSQMAHLPSFTEIDECEVAAIAELRPMLREKVADKYRIPKRYSSHKELAEDEEVEAVVALLPYLLNPDIATYLLEKGKDVMVEKPMAFNSQQAKAMVEVSRRKGRILMIGYMKRYDPGVQLARKIIDDFLSSGELGEPTFVRVHIFGGDWVCNVGLPIATDEPYPPLPERRSDEVPPELLPMYDEFINVASHNTNLLRFLLPGSWKVEGAVLKGSQLLAILSRENLLCSLEYGRLPAHRWDEDLTIYFQKGWIKVETPPPLLKNVPARITVYKTGAEPQIWEPIAPWGWGFKKQAEHFVACVRERRIPLSSGEDSMKDILLAEEIFKKI, from the coding sequence ATGGCTGAAAAGGTGAAGATTGGTTTCGTTGGAGCAGGCTTTATGAGTCAAATGGCGCATCTTCCTTCCTTCACGGAAATAGATGAGTGCGAAGTTGCCGCCATAGCCGAGCTCCGCCCTATGCTTCGCGAGAAGGTTGCGGATAAATATCGCATCCCGAAACGCTATTCCTCCCATAAGGAACTCGCAGAGGATGAGGAAGTGGAAGCTGTCGTTGCCCTTCTTCCTTACCTCCTAAATCCCGATATTGCTACATATCTTTTGGAAAAGGGAAAGGATGTTATGGTGGAGAAACCTATGGCTTTTAACTCCCAGCAGGCAAAGGCTATGGTGGAGGTAAGTAGGAGAAAGGGACGCATTTTGATGATTGGATATATGAAGAGGTATGACCCAGGGGTTCAACTTGCCCGCAAAATTATTGATGACTTTCTCTCCTCAGGCGAGCTTGGGGAACCGACCTTCGTGAGAGTTCATATCTTCGGTGGAGATTGGGTATGCAATGTAGGCTTACCAATAGCCACGGATGAGCCCTATCCACCGCTTCCGGAGAGGAGGTCTGACGAGGTGCCGCCGGAACTTTTGCCGATGTATGACGAATTCATCAATGTGGCTTCCCATAACACCAATCTTCTCCGCTTCCTTCTCCCTGGAAGCTGGAAAGTTGAAGGCGCGGTTCTTAAGGGTTCCCAGCTTCTCGCCATTTTGAGCAGAGAGAATTTGCTTTGCTCCCTTGAATATGGGAGGCTTCCCGCCCATCGCTGGGACGAGGATTTAACGATTTACTTCCAAAAAGGTTGGATTAAAGTAGAGACTCCGCCGCCTCTTCTCAAAAATGTTCCGGCAAGGATTACTGTTTATAAAACGGGAGCGGAACCCCAAATATGGGAACCCATTGCTCCCTGGGGTTGGGGCTTCAAAAAACAAGCGGAGCATTTCGTAGCATGTGTTAGGGAAAGAAGAATTCCCCTTTCCTCAGGAGAGGATAGTATGAAGGATATCCTTTTGGCGGAGGAAATTTTCAAGAAAATTTAG
- a CDS encoding Ig-like domain-containing protein codes for MRSIRYLLFCFILSIQLFAGELFRVSIQNIDNGEIKVSIDEGKSWVIVGSVLRAGKGVEENGFTACKFGKLGTVVAVSSYAIHIKIGEPRSIFSILAKEMEEIPNGFGGQITGQAGILTDIKAGTSIFKDLSPTVSSKVFLNRDDKLYELPPSYKIGEGEEFVILVEEKELPRWIVFENKEGGNVYLFKEGRREVIAQVRKAITGIGRFDGTEFTGIGKLNTVHPGALTVSTVPGGASKFDYTLSGGFQIVPLYEELPSYVSTSPPYLIVSSSPGSYPLFDGAIGLWDWKGQGFKVDVSGDGMKWEEIPNLKGKIDDISSYLSKQSKEKNKNDVIKLIRISFPQGDLKFKIKEVLRGIITMRDKIVRGKLDIDVRIKGEGASIVELRIDGRLRGIKNFPPFVFSIDTSELMDGEHIIEVIAKDINGDILASQKEVIYVDNEENFKL; via the coding sequence ATGAGAAGTATTAGATATCTTCTCTTTTGCTTCATACTTTCAATTCAATTGTTCGCTGGTGAACTTTTTCGCGTATCCATACAAAATATAGACAATGGAGAGATAAAGGTTAGCATAGACGAGGGGAAAAGCTGGGTGATAGTGGGGAGTGTTCTAAGAGCGGGTAAGGGAGTAGAGGAAAACGGCTTTACCGCTTGCAAATTTGGGAAGTTGGGAACAGTGGTGGCGGTTTCCTCTTACGCTATACACATCAAAATCGGGGAACCTCGTTCCATCTTTTCCATTCTCGCGAAGGAGATGGAGGAGATACCAAATGGGTTTGGGGGGCAAATCACGGGGCAAGCTGGGATTTTGACTGATATAAAGGCAGGAACTTCCATTTTCAAGGACCTCTCACCTACCGTGAGTAGCAAGGTATTCTTAAATAGAGATGATAAGTTATACGAGCTTCCACCTTCCTATAAGATTGGAGAAGGAGAGGAGTTCGTAATCTTAGTTGAGGAAAAGGAGTTGCCAAGATGGATAGTATTTGAAAATAAAGAGGGAGGTAATGTATATCTTTTTAAAGAAGGCAGAAGGGAAGTTATAGCACAAGTTAGGAAGGCGATAACTGGTATCGGTCGTTTTGATGGAACGGAATTCACTGGCATAGGGAAACTGAACACCGTTCATCCAGGTGCGCTAACAGTATCAACGGTTCCCGGGGGCGCGAGCAAGTTTGATTACACTCTTTCCGGTGGATTTCAGATAGTCCCCCTCTATGAAGAATTGCCAAGTTATGTTTCAACTTCACCACCGTATCTCATAGTTTCCTCTTCGCCGGGAAGTTATCCCCTATTTGATGGCGCGATAGGGCTTTGGGATTGGAAAGGGCAGGGTTTCAAAGTTGATGTCAGTGGGGATGGGATGAAATGGGAGGAAATACCAAATCTCAAGGGAAAGATTGACGATATTTCGTCCTATTTATCAAAACAGTCAAAAGAAAAAAATAAAAATGATGTTATAAAGCTCATAAGGATTTCCTTTCCTCAGGGAGATTTGAAGTTTAAAATAAAGGAGGTGTTGCGGGGAATCATAACGATGAGGGATAAAATCGTGAGGGGAAAGTTGGATATTGATGTAAGGATTAAGGGAGAAGGAGCGAGTATCGTAGAGTTAAGGATTGATGGCAGATTGCGAGGGATAAAGAATTTTCCTCCATTTGTTTTCAGCATAGATACAAGTGAGTTAATGGATGGGGAGCATATAATAGAGGTCATAGCTAAGGATATCAACGGCGATATCCTCGCCTCCCAAAAGGAGGTAATCTATGTTGATAATGAAGAAAACTTTAAACTTTAA
- a CDS encoding methylenetetrahydrofolate reductase: protein MSLKDKLSSSSGAMILEVSPPKGVNIEEIIEELKPLLERLDAISIPENPRGRARMDPLAFGHIIQERTGKDVILHITCRDKNIIALQSELLGAYALGIKNFLLLTGDPPSVGDYPSAKAVYDVTSEGLISIANRMREGFDLSGRELGERLDLFIGAGFNPFSAEEKEMEKTKRKISLGVDFLVSQPIFSLEKFREFTSRLPSNIYIIGGIWILKSFRIANFLRNEVPGVFVPDDVMERMAKAEEQREEGIKIAREIAEELLREGKGVMLMTGNDFSLTRDFLEVLNEKY from the coding sequence ATGAGTCTGAAGGATAAGTTGTCAAGCTCCAGTGGAGCTATGATTTTGGAGGTGTCTCCACCCAAAGGGGTGAACATAGAGGAGATAATAGAAGAGTTGAAACCGTTGCTTGAGCGATTGGATGCGATTTCCATACCGGAAAATCCTAGAGGGAGGGCACGTATGGACCCTTTGGCATTTGGACACATCATCCAGGAAAGAACCGGGAAGGATGTTATATTACATATCACCTGCCGGGATAAGAACATCATTGCCCTTCAATCGGAGCTCTTGGGAGCTTATGCTCTGGGAATTAAGAACTTCCTCCTTCTTACGGGAGACCCACCCTCTGTGGGAGATTACCCATCGGCTAAGGCAGTTTACGATGTGACATCGGAGGGATTGATTAGCATCGCAAATAGAATGCGTGAAGGATTTGATTTATCGGGGAGGGAATTGGGAGAGAGGTTGGACTTATTCATCGGAGCGGGCTTCAATCCCTTTTCCGCGGAAGAGAAAGAGATGGAGAAAACGAAGAGAAAAATCTCCCTTGGCGTTGATTTTCTCGTTTCCCAGCCGATATTTTCCCTTGAGAAATTTCGCGAGTTTACATCTCGACTGCCTTCAAATATATATATCATCGGAGGCATATGGATTTTAAAAAGCTTTAGAATCGCTAATTTCCTACGCAACGAGGTTCCCGGAGTCTTCGTCCCCGACGATGTGATGGAAAGGATGGCAAAAGCAGAAGAACAAAGAGAAGAGGGGATAAAAATTGCCCGCGAAATAGCAGAGGAGCTTCTCAGGGAAGGGAAAGGGGTGATGCTTATGACGGGCAACGATTTTTCCCTTACGAGGGATTTTTTGGAGGTGTTAAATGAGAAGTATTAG
- a CDS encoding homocysteine S-methyltransferase family protein produces MDFRKRLMEEEVIVCDGAMGTLLYSLGVPLGGPVEEVNLSNPKLVEDIHRQYISAGAEVIETNTFGANRLKLGKHGLKDKVGEINMKGVEIARRASEGKVMVAGSIGPLDKLLEPFGELKMGEAREIFREQASYLIEGGVDLIILETFHSLLELKTAVLAVKEVDSSLPIIAQMSFSQEGRTSMGVTPSSLAVVMEGLGVDVVGANCGSGPEGILEALDEMSKSTSLPLSALPNAGFPSYYEGRTIFPSSPRYFERFADEALKKGAKLIGGCCGTTPEHIKALSKVAKGKRVQRKIYSFPPRVASKGKIVSVGEGAPVIIGERINTFNRPALQEDISSGRMQILREEARKQVESGAKILDVNIELPHTSPELMRNVLLRVSEVVDVPVAIDTLNEELMEEGLATAEGKPILNSFTADEASARRMLPLAKKYGALAIGLTMRERRVPLKAEDRLALARELWEEAKRYNLENSLLIDPAVLSCATSQEHILEILNSIKLIREKIGVPVVIGLSNVSYGLPRRALLNASFLAMAMSYGLSAVIMDPLSEEVRNAYLASCALLGYDGFCLNYISAFRSKK; encoded by the coding sequence ATGGACTTCAGAAAAAGATTAATGGAAGAAGAGGTTATAGTCTGCGATGGGGCTATGGGGACACTTCTTTATTCACTGGGTGTTCCCTTGGGGGGTCCAGTTGAGGAAGTAAACCTATCAAATCCTAAGCTCGTTGAGGATATACATAGACAATATATCTCGGCAGGAGCGGAGGTAATTGAGACAAACACCTTTGGGGCTAACCGTTTAAAGCTTGGGAAGCATGGATTGAAAGATAAAGTTGGAGAAATCAATATGAAGGGGGTTGAAATCGCAAGAAGGGCAAGTGAAGGCAAAGTTATGGTGGCTGGTTCTATTGGTCCACTTGATAAACTTTTGGAACCATTTGGAGAGCTGAAGATGGGAGAAGCAAGGGAAATCTTCCGGGAACAAGCGAGCTATCTTATTGAGGGAGGGGTTGACCTCATAATCCTTGAGACATTTCACAGTCTTCTGGAGCTGAAAACAGCGGTATTAGCGGTGAAGGAAGTGGATTCTTCTCTCCCGATTATCGCTCAAATGTCATTTTCCCAGGAAGGAAGAACCTCCATGGGAGTTACCCCTTCCTCGCTTGCAGTTGTAATGGAAGGTTTAGGAGTGGATGTTGTAGGGGCGAATTGTGGAAGTGGTCCCGAGGGGATTTTGGAGGCATTGGACGAGATGTCCAAATCCACAAGCCTTCCTCTTTCCGCCCTTCCCAACGCTGGTTTCCCGAGCTATTATGAGGGAAGGACTATCTTTCCTTCTTCCCCTCGATATTTTGAAAGGTTTGCCGATGAGGCGTTAAAGAAAGGAGCGAAGCTAATCGGCGGATGCTGTGGGACGACTCCCGAGCATATAAAGGCGCTAAGCAAGGTGGCAAAAGGCAAGAGGGTTCAGAGGAAAATCTATTCCTTTCCTCCCAGGGTGGCAAGTAAGGGGAAAATAGTTTCCGTAGGGGAGGGCGCTCCGGTTATAATAGGTGAGAGAATCAACACCTTCAATAGGCCAGCCTTGCAAGAAGACATAAGCTCAGGAAGAATGCAGATTTTGAGGGAAGAGGCGAGGAAACAGGTTGAGTCAGGAGCAAAAATCCTTGATGTGAACATTGAACTACCTCATACAAGCCCTGAGCTGATGAGGAATGTTTTGCTCAGAGTAAGCGAGGTCGTGGATGTACCGGTTGCGATTGATACACTAAATGAGGAGCTTATGGAGGAAGGGTTAGCAACGGCGGAAGGGAAGCCAATCTTGAATTCCTTTACAGCGGACGAGGCATCGGCAAGACGAATGCTTCCCTTGGCTAAGAAATACGGAGCTCTCGCAATCGGTTTGACTATGAGAGAGAGGAGGGTGCCATTGAAAGCGGAGGACAGATTGGCTTTGGCGAGGGAATTATGGGAGGAAGCAAAAAGATATAATTTAGAGAATTCCCTCCTTATAGACCCGGCGGTTTTATCCTGCGCCACTTCCCAAGAACATATTCTGGAAATTCTCAATTCAATAAAATTGATAAGGGAGAAAATAGGTGTTCCCGTGGTTATTGGGTTGAGCAATGTCTCATATGGGTTGCCTCGCAGAGCGCTTCTGAACGCCTCCTTTCTCGCAATGGCGATGTCTTACGGACTATCAGCTGTGATAATGGACCCTTTGAGCGAGGAAGTTAGGAACGCTTATCTGGCAAGCTGTGCCCTTCTCGGCTATGACGGGTTTTGCCTAAACTACATCTCCGCATTCAGGAGCAAGAAATGA
- a CDS encoding DUF523 domain-containing protein has protein sequence MLRSKRIIVVHHCLLNQNARAKGLAKSKGVIEKIFEKYKDRGIYQIPCPELRFLGAERKPLTKTDYDVPAFRDICRKIANEVAEDLKRFVEAGYEIEAILGVEGSPSCGVTSTHITQDDEEREVEGEGILVEEMETALKGIGIKVDYLGIKI, from the coding sequence ATGCTTAGAAGCAAACGAATTATAGTAGTTCATCATTGCCTTCTTAACCAGAACGCCAGAGCGAAAGGTTTAGCTAAAAGCAAGGGAGTTATTGAGAAGATATTTGAGAAGTATAAAGATAGGGGAATATATCAAATCCCCTGCCCTGAGCTTCGCTTCCTTGGCGCTGAGAGGAAGCCGCTGACAAAAACAGATTATGATGTTCCCGCCTTTAGGGATATATGCAGGAAGATAGCCAACGAAGTAGCGGAAGATTTGAAGAGATTCGTGGAAGCAGGATATGAGATTGAAGCGATTTTGGGAGTTGAAGGTTCGCCTTCTTGTGGCGTAACATCAACCCATATAACCCAAGATGACGAAGAACGAGAAGTTGAAGGTGAGGGGATTTTGGTTGAGGAGATGGAGACGGCGTTGAAGGGAATAGGAATAAAGGTAGATTATCTCGGAATAAAAATCTGA
- a CDS encoding CehA/McbA family metallohydrolase: MERKELKKRFFKGGLHIHSTLSDGRKSPEEVVEWYKNHGYDFIFITDHNKVTDFSHLSSEDFLVLNGGEFTAGRTDLNEPLHFVGLNLPVGFSPSGKDSPQKLIDEMREAGGEVILAHPYWSGLYWQDIYPLEGILGIEIFNFGCEVEVRKGYSLVHWDDLLNRGKRLYGFAVDDSHWRIEDAGGGWIEVEADKLEKDSIMEAIRKGAFYASSGPRILEIKISDSLIEIETTPVISACLLSFHHLGYCLCSKNGYSTHFQFEAKHFNRFLRFECEDENHRKAWSNPIYI, encoded by the coding sequence ATGGAACGGAAAGAGTTGAAGAAAAGATTTTTCAAAGGAGGATTGCATATTCATTCAACATTATCCGATGGGAGGAAATCTCCAGAGGAAGTTGTTGAATGGTATAAAAATCACGGATACGACTTCATCTTTATAACTGACCATAACAAGGTAACGGATTTTTCCCACTTGAGCAGTGAGGATTTTCTCGTTTTAAATGGAGGGGAGTTCACAGCCGGGAGAACAGACTTGAACGAACCTTTGCACTTTGTAGGGTTAAACCTCCCCGTCGGTTTTTCTCCCTCGGGAAAGGATTCACCTCAAAAACTTATTGACGAAATGAGGGAAGCCGGCGGAGAGGTGATACTCGCCCATCCCTATTGGTCGGGACTTTACTGGCAGGATATCTATCCATTGGAGGGTATATTAGGAATAGAGATATTCAACTTCGGCTGTGAAGTGGAGGTAAGGAAGGGATATTCCCTCGTTCATTGGGATGATTTGTTGAATAGAGGAAAAAGACTCTATGGTTTTGCGGTAGATGATTCCCACTGGAGGATTGAGGATGCGGGTGGAGGGTGGATAGAGGTGGAAGCGGATAAACTTGAAAAAGATAGCATTATGGAAGCAATAAGGAAAGGGGCTTTTTATGCCTCAAGCGGTCCCCGCATCCTTGAGATTAAAATAAGCGATTCACTTATTGAAATTGAAACAACTCCTGTTATCTCCGCTTGCCTCTTATCGTTTCACCATTTGGGCTATTGTTTGTGTTCAAAAAATGGCTATTCTACACACTTTCAATTTGAAGCAAAGCATTTTAACAGGTTTCTTAGATTTGAATGCGAGGATGAAAATCATAGGAAAGCTTGGTCCAATCCCATTTATATTTAA
- a CDS encoding phosphoenolpyruvate carboxykinase, which produces MELAEFKEFLKRLDDLPNVQPLSGEPLKQKARAAGHETPFGVRFMTDVRNRSARLTVCIGSDKVQTKNPNPDQKRIIMELPKTLELVKKYIEAGTPMVSLTKRMADNSYYTPTCKLYVSTQRGSNIRLAYMLDILLFDPDPRYESDTTLTMINIPEWQEKDRQILVFPEEGLTIVLGTDYFGEVKKGFLRMAMWFAKQRGWLGVHAGSKLVYARSQVDGKLRLYGMLPFGLSGTGKTIHTCHDHGLNEEGEKTLIVQDDFVMLPLKKQGPILGTENAFFLKTENLDEPAQAFLKEAMKSRNSAMENVFVSWDGRVDFSNHILTSNGRVVLPRDDLKPRVSDDINLPPIEELDKLILFIITRRNTVIPIAAKLTPEQGAAAFVLGESIETTAGDPRRAGESIRVLGTNPFIVGDEAEEGNLFYQFIKDYENKVECYLINTGRIGQLLAEDEEGRKIIVQEGRDITIEDTALITRAIFRETIKWEKEPYFGYYVPVEVEGMDINEFDPRRYYTNEQMENFVNTLKKERREYIERYPKLAEEIVRAINSD; this is translated from the coding sequence TTGGAATTAGCGGAATTTAAGGAATTTCTTAAGCGGCTTGACGACTTGCCCAATGTCCAACCTCTTTCCGGCGAGCCGTTGAAGCAAAAAGCGAGAGCGGCAGGACATGAAACCCCCTTCGGCGTTCGCTTTATGACTGATGTCCGCAACAGGAGTGCTCGCCTTACTGTCTGTATAGGAAGCGATAAAGTGCAAACAAAAAATCCCAACCCAGACCAGAAACGCATCATCATGGAACTTCCAAAGACATTGGAGTTGGTGAAGAAATATATTGAGGCAGGCACTCCGATGGTTTCCCTAACAAAAAGAATGGCTGACAATTCCTATTATACACCCACCTGCAAACTTTATGTCTCCACCCAACGGGGAAGCAATATAAGATTAGCTTATATGCTTGATATTCTCCTTTTCGACCCCGACCCTCGCTATGAAAGCGACACAACCTTAACGATGATTAACATCCCCGAGTGGCAAGAGAAAGACAGACAGATTCTCGTCTTCCCTGAGGAAGGACTAACCATTGTTTTGGGAACCGATTATTTCGGCGAGGTTAAGAAGGGCTTCCTGCGGATGGCAATGTGGTTTGCAAAGCAGAGAGGTTGGCTTGGCGTGCACGCTGGTTCAAAGCTCGTTTATGCGAGGTCACAAGTAGATGGAAAACTTAGGTTATATGGAATGCTTCCCTTCGGTTTAAGCGGAACGGGAAAGACAATTCATACCTGCCACGACCATGGCTTAAATGAGGAAGGGGAAAAGACTTTAATAGTTCAAGACGATTTCGTTATGCTTCCCCTTAAGAAGCAGGGACCAATTTTGGGAACAGAAAACGCCTTCTTCCTCAAAACGGAGAATCTTGATGAACCAGCTCAAGCTTTCTTGAAAGAGGCAATGAAAAGCAGAAATTCCGCTATGGAGAATGTCTTCGTGAGCTGGGATGGGAGAGTTGATTTCAGCAATCATATTTTAACGAGCAATGGAAGGGTCGTCCTCCCAAGAGATGACCTCAAACCGAGGGTTAGCGATGACATCAATCTGCCGCCGATTGAAGAACTTGATAAGCTTATCCTTTTCATCATCACTCGCAGAAACACGGTTATCCCCATCGCAGCTAAATTAACGCCTGAGCAAGGGGCGGCTGCCTTCGTATTAGGGGAAAGCATAGAGACAACCGCTGGCGACCCACGCAGGGCGGGTGAATCCATAAGGGTATTAGGGACGAATCCCTTCATCGTGGGAGACGAGGCGGAGGAGGGAAATCTTTTTTATCAATTCATAAAAGATTATGAGAATAAGGTTGAGTGTTATCTCATTAACACGGGTAGAATAGGTCAGCTCCTCGCCGAGGACGAGGAAGGCAGAAAGATAATAGTGCAGGAGGGAAGAGATATAACGATAGAGGATACAGCCCTGATAACAAGGGCAATCTTCCGAGAAACAATTAAATGGGAAAAAGAGCCTTATTTCGGCTATTATGTTCCCGTTGAGGTAGAAGGTATGGATATAAACGAATTCGACCCTAGACGCTATTATACAAACGAGCAGATGGAAAATTTCGTCAATACGCTGAAAAAGGAACGCAGGGAGTATATTGAGCGTTATCCCAAGCTCGCTGAGGAAATCGTGCGAGCGATTAATAGTGATTAG
- a CDS encoding aldo/keto reductase — protein MLYRRLGDSDLEVSVIGLGTWVMGGVWWAEPEDEQSIEAIKVSIEGGVNLIDTAPAYGYGRAERVVGKAIKGVRDKVIVATKCGLAWDEKGNIFHNLKRESLLKEIDASLERLGVEVIDLYQVHWPDPNTPIQETFETLEEIRQTGKIRYIGVSNYNVEQMEEARKYAKIVSLQPPYSLFNRQIEKEILPYCRENNIGILAYSPMERGILTGKFHLGGIEPPDDLRRNHPTLAPEAFEPTKRCLLRLKEIADEKGCTLGALAVAWVIHQDGVTTALVGARNPRQAKENLQSAEVKLSQKDLDKIEEIINDWEEELRKARI, from the coding sequence ATGCTTTATAGAAGATTAGGAGATTCCGATTTAGAGGTTTCTGTTATCGGCTTGGGAACCTGGGTAATGGGTGGAGTATGGTGGGCGGAACCGGAAGACGAACAATCAATAGAGGCTATAAAAGTCTCAATAGAAGGTGGCGTAAATCTCATTGACACAGCCCCCGCTTATGGCTATGGAAGAGCGGAAAGAGTCGTTGGCAAGGCAATTAAAGGAGTTAGAGATAAAGTGATAGTAGCGACTAAATGCGGGCTTGCCTGGGATGAGAAGGGTAACATATTTCATAATTTGAAAAGGGAAAGCCTCTTAAAAGAAATAGACGCTAGTCTGGAGAGGCTCGGGGTTGAGGTAATAGATTTATATCAAGTCCATTGGCCTGACCCTAACACTCCTATACAGGAGACATTTGAAACTTTGGAGGAAATAAGACAAACGGGCAAAATACGCTACATAGGCGTTAGCAACTATAATGTTGAACAGATGGAAGAGGCAAGGAAATATGCGAAGATAGTTTCCCTTCAACCTCCATATAGCCTTTTCAATAGACAGATAGAAAAGGAGATTCTCCCCTACTGTCGTGAAAACAACATCGGCATCCTCGCCTATAGCCCAATGGAAAGAGGCATCCTAACCGGTAAATTCCATCTTGGGGGAATAGAACCTCCCGATGACTTACGAAGGAACCACCCCACCCTCGCCCCAGAGGCATTTGAACCAACTAAACGATGCCTCTTGAGATTGAAGGAGATAGCAGACGAAAAGGGATGCACCCTTGGCGCACTGGCAGTGGCTTGGGTCATCCATCAGGATGGGGTTACAACCGCCCTCGTCGGGGCGAGAAATCCCAGGCAGGCAAAAGAGAATTTGCAATCTGCTGAGGTAAAGCTTTCCCAAAAGGATTTGGATAAAATAGAGGAAATAATCAACGATTGGGAAGAGGAGTTGCGTAAAGCAAGGATTTAA